Genomic window (Vitis riparia cultivar Riparia Gloire de Montpellier isolate 1030 chromosome 4, EGFV_Vit.rip_1.0, whole genome shotgun sequence):
ACCGATCAAACTCATTGAAGTAACAAGCCAAAGACACTTCCTGAAAGAACATGTCCGGGGTTTGGGTGTTCAAGAACGGTGTGTTTCACCTGGAGAATCCTCAGGCGGAGTCGAATGGGCAAGGGGGCACCGGCCAGCGCAAGGTGCTCGTGTACCTGCCCACCGGCGAGGTTGTATCGTCCTACAACTCGCTAGAGAGGATTCTGAGGGGGTTGGGTTGGGAGAGGTATTATGGAGGTGACCCAGACCTCTTCCAATTCCATAAAAGCTCTTCCATTGACCTCATCTCTCTCCCTAGAGAATTCTCCAAGTTTACCTCCATTTACATGTATGATCTGGTTATCAAAAACCCCAACATCTTCCACGTTAGAGACTAAAACCAGTCATATATAGCTTTTCTACCAGACCTATAAACCCCTAGCTAGCTGTCTCTTCCTTACCCTCATCATCATCCCTGTTTGGCTACCCCACCattgttttttcttcatttgtgTGCTTCTCCTCCATTAATGGCTGCCAACCTAGGTTTTATTTGACTACTCTCCCTCTTCTCCACTTGTCCAGTACTACTGTAAGAAAGCAGAAACTATGTGCCTTCATCGTGTTAGTTTTCTACTGTTGTAATGCTTGAATAATGGCTTTGTTTCAtgtattttatatgtattatcCTAATAAAATTCCCATATTGGATCATGATTCACGTACCCTGAGTTTTTAGCTTATAATTATTTACATGCAAATCCTTCTTATGCTTAGATGATTGATTAACCCACTCATGCAATGCAGCCTTATCTCCCCAATCTTCTGAGCTTTATCTTTGTATCTGATTTTTGACCATTCTCACAAGTCTTTCTATGGATGACAAGCATTTTAATCAATCCCAAATGCACTGCTCTCCACCTTGGTCTCTCAGGGATTTATTGGAAAATGAGGGctgaaaaccctaaaaaaaaaagggaa
Coding sequences:
- the LOC117913374 gene encoding flowering-promoting factor 1-like protein 2; the protein is MSGVWVFKNGVFHLENPQAESNGQGGTGQRKVLVYLPTGEVVSSYNSLERILRGLGWERYYGGDPDLFQFHKSSSIDLISLPREFSKFTSIYMYDLVIKNPNIFHVRD